A window from Schistosoma haematobium chromosome 3, whole genome shotgun sequence encodes these proteins:
- the ABHD17C gene encoding Alpha/beta hydrolase domain-containing protein 17C (EggNog:ENOG410V5HI~COG:O~MEROPS:MER0017367): MNDLSCNSICQLLCCPPLPSKIAAKLAFMPPPPSYKLMEHAEGGHTTYSFTLASYLKDSFIHFVPENMESMKATTKRGNNIAILYMPINSSSKLTFLLSHGNAVDLGLMLHFMYELGSKLNVNIMCYDYSGYGVSSGKPLEKNLYADAECALNVLRTKYSIPLNQIVLYGQSIGTVPTIHLATLHRVAAVVLHSPLMSGLRVAFPRLKRNYCCDVFSNLARTPKIISPTLVIHGTRDEVVNVTHGYRICSAVAGHLLLDPLFIDGAGHNDCELFPQYLLRLTKLVTVELPRLLSNPNSQNVTEVEDMEVESSKLLEKGTVKEDSQADLSSSNSVPVSLNSHGYFSMNGNTVGGEEDKSTKVFFPQPSWNVTSDSISSRLSVSNVCEQIPPDEIVHPPQRTSPTPSLSSQKCFKSVDDTSACLIGVSRRLNDSDVQKGSQIVVEKCMDQNEAVVSQFSVVTPDCLSSISLDDLHSLPSDICDLTLPPPPPPPTNGDSDFFQSSKLLWSLHTQKNGKINTLPRKLTSKFLETEIDQGHSQMPKKVWTLPREFSSEKITQILNKKLLKNMVDKFESTSTSDISDPVLTEQCSARDSHECRSTITSKFSNSVTLT; the protein is encoded by the exons ATGAATGATTTAAGCTGCAACAGTATTTGTCAGCTATTGTGTTGTCCTCCATTACCATCTAAAATTGCAGCTAAGTTGGCATTTATGCCTCCACCTCCCAGTTATAAACTGATGGAGCATGCTGAAGGAGGGCATACTACATACAGCTTTACTCTGGCTTCATACTTGAAGGATTCATTTATCCATTTTGTCCCAGAAAACATGGAATCAATGAAGGCTACAACAAAAAGAGGCAATAATATTGCGATTCTTTATATGCCTATCAATTCGTCATCTAAGCTAACTTTCTTGTTAAGCCATGGGAATGCTGTGGACTTGGGTCTGATGCTTCACTTCATGTATGAACTGGGGAGCAAGTTAAACGTTAACATCATGTGTTACGATTATTCAGGCTATGGAGTGTCTTCTGGAAAGCCTTTGGAAAAAAACCTTTATGCTGATGCTGAGTGTGCACTAAATGTTTTAAGAACGAAGTATTCTATCCCTTTAAACCAAATTGTTTTGTACGGTCAGAGCATTGGAACTGTACCGACAATACATTTGGCTACTCTTCATCGAGTTGCTGCTGTCGTACTACATTCGCCACTGATGTCCGGGTTAAGGGTAGCTTTCCCGAGGCTGAAGCGCAATTACTGTTGTGATGTCTTCTCTAA TCTTGCACGCACACCGAAAATTATCTCACCTACATTAGTAATTCATGGGACGCGTGATGAGGTTGTGAACGTTACTCATGGTTACCGTATATGCTCTGCTGTAGCAGGTCATCTATTGTTGGATCCTCTTTTCATTGATGGAGCCGGACATAATGACTGCGAACTTTTCCCTCAGTATCTTTTGCGCTTAACTAAGTTGGTTACTGTGGAATTACCTCGATTACTGTCGAATCCTAATTCACAAAATGTTACTGAAGTGGAAGATATGGAAGTAGAGTCGTCTAAACTACTGGAAAAAGGAACAGTTAAAGAGGATAGTCAGGCAGATTTATCTAGTTCTAACTCTGTACCGGTTTCGTTAAATTCTCATGGGTATTTTAGTATGAATGGCAACACAgtaggaggagaggaagacaaATCAACAAAGGTTTTTTTCCCCCAGCCGTCTTGGAATGTAACCTCAGACTCAATATCTAGCAGGCTCAGTGTAAGTAACGTCTGCGAACAGATACCACCTGATGAGATCGTTCATCCTCCTCAACGAACCAGTCCAACACCATCATTATCATCTCAAAAATGCTTTAAGTCCGTTGATGATACTAGCGCCTGTCTGATTGGTGTTAGTAGACGCCTCAACGATTCTGATGTGCAAAAAGGAAGCCAGATTGTTGTGGAAAAATGCATGGACCAGAATGAAGCTGTAGTTTCCCAGTTTTCGGTAGTAACACCTGATTGTCTGTCTAGCATTTCACTTGATGATTTGCATTCGCTTCCATCTGACATTTGTGACCTTACTCTTCCTCCACCTCCTCCACCACCTACAAATGGTGATTCAGATTTTTTCCAATCATCTAAATTATTATGGTCTTTACATACTCAGAAGAACGGAAAAATAAATACTTTGCCTCGGAAGTTAACATCAAAGTTTTTGGAAACTGAGATTGATCAAGGTCATTCACAAATGCCAAAAAAGGTATGGACTTTACCACGCGAATTTTCCTCTGAAAAAATAACACAAATTCTTAACAAAAAACTTCTGAAAAATATGGTGGATAAATTTGAATCCACATCAACATCTGATATTTCTGATCCAGTGCTAACTGAACAGTGTTCTGCAAGAGATTCACATGAATGTAGATCCACAATAACCTCAAAATTTTCTAACTCTGTGACACTTACGTAG
- the BCL7B gene encoding B-cell CLL/lymphoma 7 protein member B (EggNog:ENOG410V95R~COG:S) has protein sequence MFSRSLRSETRSRAKEDLKRVHKSHEQVRSWEKKWVAVKDTSMLVYKWVPSLIIDMGHSKKGTFNRQSSINNTSHISSGILSSYSCQQPEQDNSKGSVDTNSDKLTNLKNEDQGPTETSQDTILSVTDDMCSQKTSHVDTENNNSQEASLDESNDIIMSSEQKSNSLDNTIDDTVISEPISVKPEIDEDSTIVIENDSIVNNNSNNNDDRNGVC, from the exons ATGTTTTCTAGAAGTTTACGTTCTGAAACACGCAGCAGAGCCAAAGAAGACCTAAAAAGAGTTCACAAATCACATGAACAGGTTCGAAGCTG GGAAAAGAAATGGGTCGCTGTCAAGGACACTTCAATGCTTGTTTATAAATGGGTACCTTCTCTTATAATTGATATGGGTCACAGCAAAAAAGGAACATTCAATCGTCAGTCAAGTATAAATAATACATCACATATTTCTTCTGGTATTCTTTCATCGTATTCATGCCAGCAACCTGAACAAGATAATTCTAAAGGTTCAGTGGATACAAATTCAGATAAACTTACGAATCTGAAAAATGAAGACCAAGGTCCGACCGAAACATCACAAGATACAATTCTGTCGGTTACAG atgacatGTGCTCTCAAAAAACATCTCATGTGGATACAGAAAACAATAACAGTCAAGAAGCTTCACTTGATGAAAGCAATGACATTATCATGTCATCTGAACAAAAGTCCAATTCATTGGATAATACTATTGACGACACTGTTATTTCAGAACCGATTTCTGTTAAACCTGAGATTGATGAAGATTCAACCATTGTTATTGAAAATGACAGTATtgttaataataacagtaataataatgatgatcgAAATGGAGTTTGTTAA